In a single window of the Pseudanabaena sp. BC1403 genome:
- a CDS encoding Uma2 family endonuclease, whose product MTLTLTKTADQYLVKQAVTWEQFKALQSAFAEIGGVRLNYCEGVVEIVGIGLLHEMVSTLLGALLNYYFLVKRIRFTGTGAYTQTIEPKLEFQADLSFAFGDNPELTDLCIEIVVTSGSVKKLRKYQLRNIPEVWFWQDGKIKIYCLQDGEYAQAEASGCLPDLDIAHLEQCLLMESQLEAMLAFQEKYK is encoded by the coding sequence ATGACTCTAACTTTAACTAAAACGGCTGATCAATACCTCGTCAAGCAGGCTGTGACATGGGAGCAATTCAAGGCTCTGCAATCTGCGTTTGCAGAAATTGGCGGAGTAAGATTAAATTATTGTGAAGGAGTAGTAGAAATTGTGGGCATTGGTTTGCTGCATGAAATGGTATCTACCTTGTTGGGTGCGTTGCTTAATTACTATTTTTTAGTTAAACGGATTCGATTTACTGGTACAGGTGCTTATACCCAAACCATTGAGCCTAAGTTAGAGTTTCAAGCAGATTTATCTTTTGCATTTGGTGACAATCCTGAACTTACAGATTTATGTATTGAGATTGTGGTGACTAGTGGCAGCGTCAAAAAGTTAAGAAAGTACCAGTTAAGAAATATTCCTGAAGTTTGGTTTTGGCAAGACGGCAAGATCAAGATTTATTGCTTACAAGATGGAGAATATGCACAGGCTGAAGCAAGTGGATGTTTGCCTGATTTGGATATTGCTCATTTGGAACAATGTTTGCTGATGGAGTCACAGTTAGAAGCGATGTTGGCTTTTCAGGAAAAATATAAATGA
- a CDS encoding DNA phosphorothioation-associated putative methyltransferase, giving the protein MITEYTHNQLLALCQQSKVGKKLPTALYVHRSAIASLSPQLQECDRQARLLLPEESEFTLIKFNYEQPKISYLFYPNFDTDPHPALHHSIQVDLKAQIVQQRDYQNSPNPPILHRKETFVSPDYPNYQLFAQLTKQEEAIGLFHETRTIGTRKGWEQRLQEYNVELQDHQVILLPSPSGKGAEGEGNIKIERHKAAIHRPDLSKPVRLALEAELFTESSTFFDYGCGHGEDIKRISDRGFTSNGWDPYYRPQCDRTSAEIVNLGYIINVIESQIERREALIQAWELTQKVLIVSAQVLIGDVGRGQIAYSDGVVSSRNTFQKYYEQEELKLYIDQVLGVDSVPVALGIYFVFRDEMQAQSFRASRFRSRATTPRIRLVSKRFEDYRELLTPLMDFFTERGRLPVGEELQNFEPLLTEFGTVRRAFNLIVSATNQNEWDAIADKRRQDILVFLALSNFDNPYKRLKLSQLSTPYQTDIKSLFGSYQGASTTSDLMLFNLGREGFIATCCRNSKIGRLDHQALYVHISALEHLDTMLRLYEGCASRTIGRMDGATLIKFHLHKPKISYLFYPDFDRDPHPKMQASMQIDLRDLQVHYRDYPNSDNPPVLHCKDAYILPDYPQHEKFAKLTQQEESWGLLENMKDISHWQGWQQKLKEYCAELQGHRLVWSKDSDPETIKLLKMRHKAKKL; this is encoded by the coding sequence ATGATCACAGAGTATACCCACAACCAACTCCTTGCCCTCTGTCAACAAAGCAAAGTTGGCAAAAAGCTACCCACTGCTCTCTATGTTCATAGATCAGCGATCGCCTCTTTATCTCCACAATTACAAGAATGCGATCGCCAAGCCAGATTACTACTTCCAGAAGAAAGTGAATTTACTCTGATCAAATTTAATTACGAACAACCCAAGATTTCTTATTTGTTTTATCCAAACTTTGACACAGATCCACATCCTGCATTACATCACAGTATTCAAGTTGACCTAAAAGCCCAAATAGTTCAGCAGCGAGACTATCAAAACTCACCTAATCCTCCAATACTGCATCGCAAAGAAACCTTTGTAAGCCCAGATTACCCCAACTATCAACTATTTGCCCAATTAACCAAACAAGAAGAAGCGATCGGCTTATTTCATGAGACGCGCACCATCGGCACTCGTAAAGGATGGGAGCAACGTCTACAAGAATACAATGTCGAACTTCAAGACCATCAAGTCATCTTACTCCCATCGCCCTCTGGGAAAGGGGCTGAGGGTGAAGGCAACATCAAAATTGAGCGCCATAAAGCTGCCATTCATCGCCCCGATCTATCCAAGCCTGTTCGACTTGCCCTAGAAGCGGAACTCTTTACAGAAAGCTCAACCTTCTTTGACTATGGCTGTGGGCATGGCGAAGATATCAAAAGAATTAGCGATCGCGGCTTTACCAGTAATGGTTGGGACCCATACTATCGACCACAATGCGATCGCACAAGCGCCGAAATCGTCAACCTCGGCTATATCATCAACGTCATCGAATCGCAGATCGAAAGAAGAGAAGCCCTCATCCAAGCATGGGAATTAACGCAAAAAGTTTTAATTGTCTCGGCACAAGTTTTAATTGGAGACGTGGGCAGAGGGCAAATCGCCTACAGTGATGGTGTGGTGAGTAGTCGTAACACATTTCAGAAATACTACGAACAAGAAGAACTCAAACTCTATATCGATCAAGTATTAGGCGTAGATTCTGTGCCTGTCGCTCTCGGTATTTATTTTGTATTTCGCGATGAGATGCAAGCACAAAGCTTTAGAGCATCACGTTTTCGTTCGAGAGCGACAACACCCAGAATCCGACTTGTCTCCAAACGATTTGAAGACTATCGTGAATTACTTACTCCCCTAATGGATTTCTTTACTGAACGGGGACGATTACCCGTTGGAGAGGAATTGCAAAACTTCGAGCCGTTACTGACAGAATTTGGAACGGTACGCCGCGCCTTTAACTTGATTGTCAGCGCCACAAATCAAAATGAATGGGATGCGATCGCTGATAAGCGTCGCCAAGATATCTTGGTATTCCTAGCCCTTAGCAATTTTGATAACCCTTACAAACGACTCAAATTAAGCCAACTTTCAACGCCATACCAAACCGATATCAAATCTCTATTTGGCTCTTATCAAGGCGCAAGTACCACTTCTGACCTGATGTTATTTAATTTAGGTCGTGAAGGTTTCATCGCTACCTGTTGTCGAAATAGCAAAATTGGACGGCTAGATCATCAAGCCCTCTATGTTCATATTTCGGCTTTAGAACATCTTGATACTATGCTCAGACTCTATGAAGGATGTGCCAGTCGCACCATTGGTAGAATGGATGGAGCCACGCTGATCAAATTCCATCTTCATAAACCGAAAATAAGTTATCTTTTTTATCCTGACTTTGATCGAGATCCTCACCCAAAAATGCAAGCCTCAATGCAAATTGACCTGAGAGATTTACAGGTTCATTATCGTGACTATCCCAATTCCGATAATCCTCCAGTACTTCATTGCAAAGATGCCTATATCCTTCCCGACTACCCACAGCATGAAAAATTTGCAAAATTGACCCAACAAGAAGAAAGTTGGGGATTGCTAGAAAACATGAAAGATATTTCACATTGGCAAGGCTGGCAACAAAAATTAAAAGAATACTGTGCGGAACTTCAAGGGCATCGTCTTGTCTGGAGCAAAGACTCTGACCCAGAGACGATAAAGTTATTGAAGATGAGACACAAAGCCAAGAAATTATAG
- a CDS encoding rhomboid family intramembrane serine protease: MFPLHDDNPTQDTSIVVYALILINVLIFGYQTSLPNFQLGEWLGNWALFPKELIANPSKGAIALISSQFLHGNIFHLVGNLWFLYLFGNNIEDQLGHWKFLFFYLLCGAVAGVAQVLTAPMSLVPMIGASGAISGVMGAYLIRFPRARILSLVFLGFFITAIPIPAAVFLGLWIVGQTVYAAIANPNLPGVAYLAHVSGFAIGAIAMFLFSKLKR; the protein is encoded by the coding sequence ATGTTTCCTTTACATGATGATAATCCGACTCAAGACACTTCTATAGTTGTCTATGCGCTGATTTTAATAAATGTGCTGATTTTTGGATATCAAACTAGTTTGCCAAACTTTCAACTGGGGGAATGGTTAGGGAATTGGGCATTATTTCCAAAAGAATTAATTGCTAATCCATCAAAAGGCGCGATCGCATTAATATCATCACAGTTTCTCCATGGCAATATTTTCCATTTAGTTGGGAACTTGTGGTTCCTATATCTATTTGGCAATAACATTGAAGACCAGCTTGGGCATTGGAAGTTTTTGTTTTTTTACTTGCTTTGTGGAGCTGTAGCAGGAGTTGCTCAAGTGCTGACTGCGCCAATGTCTTTAGTTCCGATGATAGGAGCTAGTGGTGCGATATCAGGTGTAATGGGCGCATATCTAATCCGTTTTCCTCGCGCAAGGATTTTGAGCTTAGTATTTTTAGGCTTTTTTATCACAGCAATTCCGATTCCTGCGGCAGTATTTTTAGGCTTATGGATTGTAGGTCAAACTGTTTATGCCGCGATAGCGAATCCTAATTTACCAGGGGTGGCATATTTGGCTCATGTTAGCGGTTTTGCGATCGGGGCGATCGCGATGTTTTTATTCTCCAAGCTCAAAAGATGA